From the genome of Vigna angularis cultivar LongXiaoDou No.4 chromosome 11, ASM1680809v1, whole genome shotgun sequence, one region includes:
- the LOC108334361 gene encoding phosphatidylinositol/phosphatidylcholine transfer protein SFH13 isoform X2 produces MSISGFEGQCSNDESRERRSDVENSEDERRWSRIGTLKKKAMSASSRFTHSLKKRGKRKIDYRIPPVSIEDVRDAGEETAVHELRQKLAERGSLPPRHDDYHTLLRFLKAREFNIEKTIQMWEEMLAWRKEYGTDTILEDFEFGELEEVLQYYPQGYHGIDREGRPVYIERLGKAHPSRLMRITTIDRYLKYHVQEFERTLHEKFPACSIAAKRRISSTTTILDVQGLGMKNFSRTAANLLSAMAKIDSSYYPETLHQMYIVNAGSGFKKMLWPAAQKFLDSKTVAKIQIVEPKSLYKLLEVIDSSQLPDFLGGSCTCASEGGCLRSNKGPWNDPDIMKLVHNEEAKFVRQIIKLPDGQHKFDSFQMHHPLKERCCDTSTAESGSDMNEYSSPNRYSSCPYPYLAPVREEVKVPDLNGYYSCDGSLAVEKVIESDHFRLNQEQPAQTNDVGNVACRTDSGGTSGSSWFGIVKDKIEKINVLYVARVLTFFTEKLVTLLRYLTFEFWRTQNNIHPSITMERSIHNHSAAAEAGSEREYILPCIQRLQRIEKVFEELSNKPDGMPQEKEKMLMDSMDRIKSVEFDLEKTKRVLHATVMKQLEIADLLENLKKTKYRQRRLFC; encoded by the exons ATGTCTATATCAG GGTTTGAAGGGCAATGTAGTAATGACGAGAGTAGAGAGAGGAGGTCTGATGTTGAGAACTCCGAAGATGAGAGGAGGTGGTCGAGAATTGGGACCTTGAAGAAGAAGGCGATGAGTGCTTCTTCTAGATTCACTCATTCTCttaagaaaagagggaaaaggaAAATTGATTACAGGATTCCCCCTGTGTCTATTGAGGATGTGAGAGATGCTGGGGAGGAGACTGCTGTCCATGAATTGCGCCAAAAACTTGCTGAAAGGGGTTCTTTGCCTCCTAGGCATGATGACTACCATACATTGTTAAG GTTTCTTAAAGCCAGGGAGTTTAACATTGAGAAGACAATTCAGATGTGGGAGGAAATGCTTGCATGGCGAAAGGAATATGGAACTGATACTATCCTTGAG GATTTTGAATTTGGAGAGCTGGAAGAAGTATTGCAGTATTATCCTCAAGGTTACCATGGGATTGATAGGGAAGGTAGGCCAGTTTACATTGAGAGACTTGGGAAAGCCCATCCAAGTCGCCTAATGCGCATCACTACAATAGATCGATATTTGAAATATCATGTCCAGGAGTTCGAGAGGACTCTGCATGAGAAATTTCCAGCATGTTCCATTGCAGCAAAGAGACGGATTTCTTCGACAACAACAATATTGGATGTACAGGGCCTG GGAATGAAAAATTTCTCACGCACTGCTGCAAATCTCTTGTCTGCTATGGCAAAAATAGATAGCAGTTACTATCCTGAG ACATTGCATCAAATGTATATTGTCAATGCTGGTTCTGGGTTTAAGAAGATGCTTTGGCCTGCTGCACAGAAGTTTCTTGATTCCAAAACTGTTGCTAAGATACAG ATTGTTGAACCTAAGTCTTTATATAAATTACTGGAAGTCATTGACTCTAG TCAGTTGCCAGACTTTCTGGGTGGTTCTTGTACATGTGCCTCAGAAGGTGGATGTCTTCGGTCTAACAAGGGCCCATGGAATGATCCTGACATCATGAAG CTGGTACATAATGAGGAGGCAAAATTTGTGAGGCAAATCATTAAATTACCTGATGGACAACACAAATTTGACTCCTTTCAAATGCACCATCCATTGAAG GAACGATGCTGTGATACATCAACAGCTGAATCGGGGTCTGATATGAATGAATACTCCTCTCCCAACAGATACAGCAGTTGTCCATATCCTTATTTAGCCCCAGTTCGTGAAGAA GTTAAAGTACCAGATCTCAATGGCTACTACAGTTGTGATGGCTCTCTAGCAGTGGAGAAAGTGATTGAAAGTGATCATTTTCGCCTTAATCAAGAGCAGCCAGCGCAAACTAATGATGTAGGCAATGTTGCTTGTAGAACAGATTCAGGAG GTACTTCTGGCAGCAGTTGGTTCGGCATTGTTAAGGacaaaatagagaaaataaatgTCTTATATGTGGCAAGAGTACTGACATTTTTCACAGAAAAATTAGTTACACTCCTCCGCTATTTAACATTCGAATTTTGGAGAACGCAGAACAATATTCACCCATCGATTACCATGGAACGTAGCATTCATAACCATTCAGCAGCTGCTGAAGCAGGTTCTGAAAGAGAATATATTCTTCCGTGTATACAACGTCTTCAGAGAATAGAAAAAGTCTTCGAGGAACTTAGCAACAAACCTGATGGTATGCCGcaggagaaggagaaaatgCTCATGGATTCCATGGATAGGATAAAATCTGTTGAGTTTGACCTTGAAAAGACCAAGAGG GTACTACATGCTACAGTGATGAAGCAGCTTGAGATTGCTGATTTGCTGGAGAACTTGAAGAAAACAAAGTACCGA CAAAGAAGGCTATTCTGTTGA
- the LOC108334361 gene encoding phosphatidylinositol/phosphatidylcholine transfer protein SFH13 isoform X1 codes for MSISGFEGQCSNDESRERRSDVENSEDERRWSRIGTLKKKAMSASSRFTHSLKKRGKRKIDYRIPPVSIEDVRDAGEETAVHELRQKLAERGSLPPRHDDYHTLLRFLKAREFNIEKTIQMWEEMLAWRKEYGTDTILEDFEFGELEEVLQYYPQGYHGIDREGRPVYIERLGKAHPSRLMRITTIDRYLKYHVQEFERTLHEKFPACSIAAKRRISSTTTILDVQGLGMKNFSRTAANLLSAMAKIDSSYYPETLHQMYIVNAGSGFKKMLWPAAQKFLDSKTVAKIQIVEPKSLYKLLEVIDSSQLPDFLGGSCTCASEGGCLRSNKGPWNDPDIMKLVHNEEAKFVRQIIKLPDGQHKFDSFQMHHPLKERCCDTSTAESGSDMNEYSSPNRYSSCPYPYLAPVREEVKVPDLNGYYSCDGSLAVEKVIESDHFRLNQEQPAQTNDVGNVACRTDSGDFFSGTSGSSWFGIVKDKIEKINVLYVARVLTFFTEKLVTLLRYLTFEFWRTQNNIHPSITMERSIHNHSAAAEAGSEREYILPCIQRLQRIEKVFEELSNKPDGMPQEKEKMLMDSMDRIKSVEFDLEKTKRVLHATVMKQLEIADLLENLKKTKYRQRRLFC; via the exons ATGTCTATATCAG GGTTTGAAGGGCAATGTAGTAATGACGAGAGTAGAGAGAGGAGGTCTGATGTTGAGAACTCCGAAGATGAGAGGAGGTGGTCGAGAATTGGGACCTTGAAGAAGAAGGCGATGAGTGCTTCTTCTAGATTCACTCATTCTCttaagaaaagagggaaaaggaAAATTGATTACAGGATTCCCCCTGTGTCTATTGAGGATGTGAGAGATGCTGGGGAGGAGACTGCTGTCCATGAATTGCGCCAAAAACTTGCTGAAAGGGGTTCTTTGCCTCCTAGGCATGATGACTACCATACATTGTTAAG GTTTCTTAAAGCCAGGGAGTTTAACATTGAGAAGACAATTCAGATGTGGGAGGAAATGCTTGCATGGCGAAAGGAATATGGAACTGATACTATCCTTGAG GATTTTGAATTTGGAGAGCTGGAAGAAGTATTGCAGTATTATCCTCAAGGTTACCATGGGATTGATAGGGAAGGTAGGCCAGTTTACATTGAGAGACTTGGGAAAGCCCATCCAAGTCGCCTAATGCGCATCACTACAATAGATCGATATTTGAAATATCATGTCCAGGAGTTCGAGAGGACTCTGCATGAGAAATTTCCAGCATGTTCCATTGCAGCAAAGAGACGGATTTCTTCGACAACAACAATATTGGATGTACAGGGCCTG GGAATGAAAAATTTCTCACGCACTGCTGCAAATCTCTTGTCTGCTATGGCAAAAATAGATAGCAGTTACTATCCTGAG ACATTGCATCAAATGTATATTGTCAATGCTGGTTCTGGGTTTAAGAAGATGCTTTGGCCTGCTGCACAGAAGTTTCTTGATTCCAAAACTGTTGCTAAGATACAG ATTGTTGAACCTAAGTCTTTATATAAATTACTGGAAGTCATTGACTCTAG TCAGTTGCCAGACTTTCTGGGTGGTTCTTGTACATGTGCCTCAGAAGGTGGATGTCTTCGGTCTAACAAGGGCCCATGGAATGATCCTGACATCATGAAG CTGGTACATAATGAGGAGGCAAAATTTGTGAGGCAAATCATTAAATTACCTGATGGACAACACAAATTTGACTCCTTTCAAATGCACCATCCATTGAAG GAACGATGCTGTGATACATCAACAGCTGAATCGGGGTCTGATATGAATGAATACTCCTCTCCCAACAGATACAGCAGTTGTCCATATCCTTATTTAGCCCCAGTTCGTGAAGAA GTTAAAGTACCAGATCTCAATGGCTACTACAGTTGTGATGGCTCTCTAGCAGTGGAGAAAGTGATTGAAAGTGATCATTTTCGCCTTAATCAAGAGCAGCCAGCGCAAACTAATGATGTAGGCAATGTTGCTTGTAGAACAGATTCAGGAG ATTTTTTTTCAGGTACTTCTGGCAGCAGTTGGTTCGGCATTGTTAAGGacaaaatagagaaaataaatgTCTTATATGTGGCAAGAGTACTGACATTTTTCACAGAAAAATTAGTTACACTCCTCCGCTATTTAACATTCGAATTTTGGAGAACGCAGAACAATATTCACCCATCGATTACCATGGAACGTAGCATTCATAACCATTCAGCAGCTGCTGAAGCAGGTTCTGAAAGAGAATATATTCTTCCGTGTATACAACGTCTTCAGAGAATAGAAAAAGTCTTCGAGGAACTTAGCAACAAACCTGATGGTATGCCGcaggagaaggagaaaatgCTCATGGATTCCATGGATAGGATAAAATCTGTTGAGTTTGACCTTGAAAAGACCAAGAGG GTACTACATGCTACAGTGATGAAGCAGCTTGAGATTGCTGATTTGCTGGAGAACTTGAAGAAAACAAAGTACCGA CAAAGAAGGCTATTCTGTTGA
- the LOC108334361 gene encoding phosphatidylinositol/phosphatidylcholine transfer protein SFH13 isoform X3, with amino-acid sequence MSISGFEGQCSNDESRERRSDVENSEDERRWSRIGTLKKKAMSASSRFTHSLKKRGKRKIDYRIPPVSIEDVRDAGEETAVHELRQKLAERGSLPPRHDDYHTLLRFLKAREFNIEKTIQMWEEMLAWRKEYGTDTILEDFEFGELEEVLQYYPQGYHGIDREGRPVYIERLGKAHPSRLMRITTIDRYLKYHVQEFERTLHEKFPACSIAAKRRISSTTTILDVQGLGMKNFSRTAANLLSAMAKIDSSYYPETLHQMYIVNAGSGFKKMLWPAAQKFLDSKTVAKIQIVEPKSLYKLLEVIDSSQLPDFLGGSCTCASEGGCLRSNKGPWNDPDIMKERCCDTSTAESGSDMNEYSSPNRYSSCPYPYLAPVREEVKVPDLNGYYSCDGSLAVEKVIESDHFRLNQEQPAQTNDVGNVACRTDSGDFFSGTSGSSWFGIVKDKIEKINVLYVARVLTFFTEKLVTLLRYLTFEFWRTQNNIHPSITMERSIHNHSAAAEAGSEREYILPCIQRLQRIEKVFEELSNKPDGMPQEKEKMLMDSMDRIKSVEFDLEKTKRVLHATVMKQLEIADLLENLKKTKYRQRRLFC; translated from the exons ATGTCTATATCAG GGTTTGAAGGGCAATGTAGTAATGACGAGAGTAGAGAGAGGAGGTCTGATGTTGAGAACTCCGAAGATGAGAGGAGGTGGTCGAGAATTGGGACCTTGAAGAAGAAGGCGATGAGTGCTTCTTCTAGATTCACTCATTCTCttaagaaaagagggaaaaggaAAATTGATTACAGGATTCCCCCTGTGTCTATTGAGGATGTGAGAGATGCTGGGGAGGAGACTGCTGTCCATGAATTGCGCCAAAAACTTGCTGAAAGGGGTTCTTTGCCTCCTAGGCATGATGACTACCATACATTGTTAAG GTTTCTTAAAGCCAGGGAGTTTAACATTGAGAAGACAATTCAGATGTGGGAGGAAATGCTTGCATGGCGAAAGGAATATGGAACTGATACTATCCTTGAG GATTTTGAATTTGGAGAGCTGGAAGAAGTATTGCAGTATTATCCTCAAGGTTACCATGGGATTGATAGGGAAGGTAGGCCAGTTTACATTGAGAGACTTGGGAAAGCCCATCCAAGTCGCCTAATGCGCATCACTACAATAGATCGATATTTGAAATATCATGTCCAGGAGTTCGAGAGGACTCTGCATGAGAAATTTCCAGCATGTTCCATTGCAGCAAAGAGACGGATTTCTTCGACAACAACAATATTGGATGTACAGGGCCTG GGAATGAAAAATTTCTCACGCACTGCTGCAAATCTCTTGTCTGCTATGGCAAAAATAGATAGCAGTTACTATCCTGAG ACATTGCATCAAATGTATATTGTCAATGCTGGTTCTGGGTTTAAGAAGATGCTTTGGCCTGCTGCACAGAAGTTTCTTGATTCCAAAACTGTTGCTAAGATACAG ATTGTTGAACCTAAGTCTTTATATAAATTACTGGAAGTCATTGACTCTAG TCAGTTGCCAGACTTTCTGGGTGGTTCTTGTACATGTGCCTCAGAAGGTGGATGTCTTCGGTCTAACAAGGGCCCATGGAATGATCCTGACATCATGAAG GAACGATGCTGTGATACATCAACAGCTGAATCGGGGTCTGATATGAATGAATACTCCTCTCCCAACAGATACAGCAGTTGTCCATATCCTTATTTAGCCCCAGTTCGTGAAGAA GTTAAAGTACCAGATCTCAATGGCTACTACAGTTGTGATGGCTCTCTAGCAGTGGAGAAAGTGATTGAAAGTGATCATTTTCGCCTTAATCAAGAGCAGCCAGCGCAAACTAATGATGTAGGCAATGTTGCTTGTAGAACAGATTCAGGAG ATTTTTTTTCAGGTACTTCTGGCAGCAGTTGGTTCGGCATTGTTAAGGacaaaatagagaaaataaatgTCTTATATGTGGCAAGAGTACTGACATTTTTCACAGAAAAATTAGTTACACTCCTCCGCTATTTAACATTCGAATTTTGGAGAACGCAGAACAATATTCACCCATCGATTACCATGGAACGTAGCATTCATAACCATTCAGCAGCTGCTGAAGCAGGTTCTGAAAGAGAATATATTCTTCCGTGTATACAACGTCTTCAGAGAATAGAAAAAGTCTTCGAGGAACTTAGCAACAAACCTGATGGTATGCCGcaggagaaggagaaaatgCTCATGGATTCCATGGATAGGATAAAATCTGTTGAGTTTGACCTTGAAAAGACCAAGAGG GTACTACATGCTACAGTGATGAAGCAGCTTGAGATTGCTGATTTGCTGGAGAACTTGAAGAAAACAAAGTACCGA CAAAGAAGGCTATTCTGTTGA